A window of the Artemia franciscana chromosome 21, ASM3288406v1, whole genome shotgun sequence genome harbors these coding sequences:
- the LOC136040898 gene encoding shematrin-like protein 1 codes for MKYILLFTIAVATILAEEAEQAEEVLQVAETKHYKHYPSYGYRSYGHPSYSSYSYGHPSYSSYSYGHPSYHSYSYGHPSYSSYGSGYRWKRDLSELEAPVEEALEGAETKHYKQYPSYGYRGYGHPSYSSYSYGHPSYSSYGSGYRWKRDLSEEVLEGAETKHYKHYPSYKYRSHYPSYGYGHPSYGSSYVRYH; via the exons ATGAAATAT ATTCTTCTTTTTACTATCGCTGTTGCTACCATACTGGCTGAAGAGGCTGAACAGGCTGAAGAAGTGCTACAAGTTGCGGAAACAAAACACTATAAACACTACCCATCGTATGGATATCGTAGCTATGGTCACCCATCTTACAGTTCATACAGCTATGGCCACCCATCGTACAGCTCCTACAGTTATGGCCACCCCTCTTACCACTCATATAGTTATGGCCACCCATCTTACAGCTCCTATGGCAGTGGCTACAGATGGAAGAGAGACCTTTCTGAACTAGAAGCACCAGTTGAAGAAGCACTAGAAGGTGCTGAAACAAAGCACTATAAACAATACCCATCATATGGATATCGTGGCTATGGTCACCCATCCTATAGCTCTTATAGTTATGGCCACCCATCTTACAGCTCCTATGGCAGTGGTTACAGATGGAAAAGAGACCTTTCTGAAGAAGTATTAGAGGGTGCAGAAACAAAACATTATAAACATTACCCCTCATACAAATACCGTAGTCACTACCCTTCTTATGGCTATGGCCACCCATCATATGGATCTAGTTATGTCAGATATCAttag